Proteins found in one Alicyclobacillus cycloheptanicus genomic segment:
- a CDS encoding MFS transporter, with the protein MAVWAVSFACVIAFMGLGLVDPILPEIGKQLHASKPQVELLFTSYNAVMAVAMLITGVISSRIGSKLTLLCGLVLIVLFSFLAGHSSSISQIVGFRAGWGLGNALFIATALAAIVSVARGGTAGSVILYEAALGLGISVGPLLGGVLGGISWRGPFYGVACLMTIAFFGVLVLLRGVPKPANRVSVADPIRALRYPGLLTMGIMALLYNFGFFTLLAWTPYILPKLTTHGLGYTFFGWGVFLAITSVFVAPRLQARFGTLRTTYVVLSLFALDLLVIGIFGSHEWVTIVCVIICGGFLGINNTLVTTAVMQAAPVERPTASAAYSFVRFIGSAIAPWLAGKMAIWVSPYFPYYIGTAGVLLGVLVLYSGRKHLQSV; encoded by the coding sequence ATGGCCGTCTGGGCGGTGTCGTTTGCGTGCGTGATCGCGTTTATGGGATTGGGGCTTGTGGACCCGATTCTGCCTGAGATCGGCAAACAACTGCACGCGTCCAAACCGCAGGTGGAGCTGTTGTTCACCAGTTACAACGCGGTCATGGCCGTGGCGATGCTCATTACGGGCGTGATTTCCAGCCGGATTGGTTCCAAGTTGACATTGTTATGCGGACTTGTCTTGATTGTGCTCTTTTCGTTTTTGGCCGGTCATTCTTCTTCCATTAGCCAAATTGTTGGCTTCCGCGCCGGGTGGGGACTGGGGAACGCACTCTTCATCGCAACCGCGCTTGCGGCCATTGTGTCCGTCGCACGCGGCGGAACAGCCGGCTCGGTCATTCTCTATGAAGCGGCCTTGGGCCTTGGCATCTCCGTGGGTCCGCTGCTGGGCGGTGTGCTCGGCGGAATCAGTTGGCGGGGACCGTTTTACGGTGTGGCCTGCCTGATGACCATTGCGTTTTTTGGCGTGCTGGTGCTGCTCAGAGGCGTACCGAAGCCGGCCAATCGTGTTTCTGTAGCCGACCCAATTCGCGCCCTGCGCTATCCGGGCTTGTTGACGATGGGCATCATGGCACTGTTGTACAACTTCGGCTTCTTTACGCTGCTAGCGTGGACGCCGTACATTCTGCCGAAATTGACGACACACGGATTGGGCTACACATTCTTTGGCTGGGGTGTGTTCCTCGCCATCACCTCCGTGTTTGTGGCGCCGCGCTTGCAAGCCAGGTTTGGTACCCTTCGCACAACATACGTGGTGCTTTCGCTGTTTGCGTTGGACTTGCTGGTCATTGGGATCTTCGGTTCACACGAGTGGGTGACCATCGTGTGTGTCATTATTTGCGGGGGATTCCTCGGCATCAACAACACATTGGTGACGACCGCCGTGATGCAGGCGGCACCTGTAGAACGGCCGACCGCGTCTGCCGCGTACAGCTTTGTCCGTTTTATTGGGTCCGCCATTGCGCCTTGGCTGGCTGGAAAAATGGCGATTTGGGTGAGCCCCTACTTTCCGTATTACATCGGTACAGCGGGTGTCTTGCTGGGGGTCCTGGTTCTGTACTCGGGCAGGAAGCACCTGCAATCGGTCTAA
- a CDS encoding MarR family winged helix-turn-helix transcriptional regulator — MDHDPQLIGFIESEVAILVRRATSLTTNRRLGVLDRSAYLLLRQLDAHGPLGVKALAEEFGLDISTVSRQAAALVSKNLAERIPDPRDGRASHFRITETGRKQLEETRRARFERYARLLEGWTDEERRTFGELLARFNRTFVD, encoded by the coding sequence ATGGATCACGATCCACAACTCATTGGTTTCATCGAAAGCGAAGTTGCTATTTTGGTGCGGCGTGCCACGTCGTTGACGACGAACCGCAGGCTCGGCGTGCTCGACCGGTCGGCATATTTACTGCTTCGACAACTCGATGCGCATGGCCCGCTTGGGGTCAAGGCACTCGCGGAAGAATTTGGCCTGGATATCTCGACGGTCAGTCGCCAAGCAGCGGCCCTGGTGAGTAAAAACCTGGCCGAACGGATTCCCGACCCGCGGGACGGCCGGGCCAGTCATTTTCGCATTACGGAAACTGGGCGAAAACAGTTGGAGGAGACCCGACGTGCCCGGTTTGAGCGGTACGCGCGGCTGCTGGAAGGATGGACGGACGAAGAACGGCGGACGTTCGGCGAGCTGCTGGCACGTTTCAATCGAACGTTTGTGGACTGA
- the odhB gene encoding 2-oxoglutarate dehydrogenase complex dihydrolipoyllysine-residue succinyltransferase: MSEIRVPELGESIVEATVLNWFKQPGDPVSAGEAVAELETDKVNVEVIAEEDGVLTAITAGPGETVQVGHAIGEIGPAGAGSEGAARGAEAPAAAAPAPAPAAPVPTPAAAPQAQPAAQAAPAATAAAPAPAADNGLSRATPAVRRLAHERGVDLNQVVGTGGMGRITEQDVLAYANRSSTPAPAAQASAAPAPAARPAAAPQAEGARPDEEVQKMSRRRQTIARRLVEVQHTAAMLTTFNEIDMTNVMEVRKRRKAAFSEKHGVNLGFMSFFTKATVAALKQFPLLNAEIRGDEMIVKHHYDIGIAVAAEGGLVVPVVRDADRLNFAEIEREIARLAEKARSNTLSLSDLQGGTFTITNGGVFGSLFSTPILNGPQVGILGMHGIQQRPIAVNGQVEIRPMMYVALSYDHRIVDGAEAVQFLVTIKRLIEDPESLLLEG; this comes from the coding sequence ATGAGCGAGATTCGAGTTCCAGAACTAGGAGAATCCATCGTTGAAGCGACGGTGTTGAACTGGTTTAAGCAGCCTGGCGACCCCGTGTCGGCAGGGGAAGCTGTCGCTGAACTGGAAACGGACAAGGTCAACGTGGAAGTCATCGCGGAAGAAGACGGGGTATTGACCGCCATCACGGCAGGCCCTGGGGAAACCGTCCAGGTCGGGCACGCCATCGGTGAAATCGGGCCGGCGGGCGCAGGCAGCGAGGGCGCAGCGCGCGGCGCAGAAGCGCCAGCAGCAGCGGCGCCAGCACCAGCACCGGCGGCGCCGGTGCCGACCCCAGCTGCAGCGCCGCAGGCGCAGCCAGCTGCACAAGCCGCCCCGGCCGCGACCGCAGCGGCCCCGGCCCCGGCGGCAGACAATGGCTTGTCCCGTGCAACGCCGGCGGTTCGCCGGCTGGCGCATGAGCGCGGCGTTGACTTGAACCAGGTCGTCGGGACCGGCGGCATGGGCCGAATCACCGAACAGGATGTCCTGGCCTACGCGAATCGCTCGTCGACCCCTGCACCGGCTGCCCAGGCGAGCGCAGCGCCTGCACCTGCGGCCCGCCCGGCTGCGGCGCCTCAAGCCGAGGGTGCGCGCCCGGACGAGGAAGTGCAGAAGATGTCTCGCCGTCGCCAGACCATTGCGCGCCGATTGGTGGAAGTGCAGCACACAGCCGCGATGTTGACAACGTTCAACGAGATCGACATGACCAACGTCATGGAGGTGCGCAAGCGCCGCAAGGCCGCGTTCTCTGAAAAGCATGGCGTGAACCTGGGCTTTATGTCGTTCTTCACGAAAGCTACGGTTGCCGCGCTCAAGCAGTTCCCGTTGCTGAACGCTGAAATCCGCGGCGACGAGATGATTGTCAAGCACCACTACGACATCGGCATCGCCGTGGCAGCCGAAGGCGGGTTGGTGGTGCCCGTGGTCCGGGATGCCGACCGCCTGAACTTTGCGGAGATCGAACGGGAAATCGCCCGACTGGCGGAAAAGGCCCGCAGCAACACGCTGAGCCTCAGTGACCTGCAGGGCGGCACCTTCACCATTACCAACGGCGGAGTCTTTGGTTCGCTGTTCTCGACGCCGATTTTGAACGGTCCACAAGTGGGCATTCTGGGCATGCACGGCATCCAGCAGCGCCCCATTGCGGTCAACGGTCAGGTGGAGATTCGCCCGATGATGTACGTGGCTTTGTCCTATGACCACAGAATCGTGGACGGGGCAGAAGCGGTGCAGTTCCTGGTGACCATCAAACGGCTGATCGAAGACCCGGAGAGCCTGCTGCTCGAAGGCTGA
- a CDS encoding 2-oxoglutarate dehydrogenase E1 component, whose protein sequence is MSIQHFAQVGSWEELAGPNLGYAIELYERFLANPAEVDPETQALFQRLGPPPVETYSADQFSGQTTAVTATTEPGMRQVLAAQRLVRNLRAYGHLVARVNPLVDEVPNNPLLDPASYELTEADLAAIPAHWVWREAPTDVVTGLDAIRRLYAIYSGTIAYDFAHVHNSEEQQWLTQMAESEYFLKSIPRAQKQETLFRLVEVEAFERFLHRTFVGQKRFSIEGVDMLVPMLDALIQDAVGAGAKSVMMGMAHRGRLNVLAHILGKPYGKIFSEFHSAPNKELVPSEGSMGINYGWTGDVKYHLGASRAVHEGDVREVTLVMANNPSHLEFVNPVVEGFARAAQDDRSHPGEPDLDVDVSLAVLIHGDAAFPGEGVVAETLNMSRLRGYHTGGTIHIIANNQLGFTATEEEGRSTRYASDLAKGFEIPIVHVNADDPDACIAAVRMAHAYRKKFHKDFLIDLIGYRRWGHNEMDDPVMTQPTMYAKVSKHPTVRALYADTLVKNGIVAEQDLKAHEERTQQKLQQAYKDLKDHEEESVPSLISDSTTAPAQPAPVPLDTLRSLNEALLAQPPGFNVYQKLHRGVLERRRAAFEGDGKVDWAHGEALAFASILSEGTPIRMSGQDVQRGTFSQRHLVLHDEKTGATYCPLQQLPQAKASFAIFNSPLTEAAVIGFEYGYNVQAPETMVIWEAQFGDFANAGQVLIDQFLSSGRAKWQQSSGLVMLLPHGYEGQGPEHSSARVERYLQLSAENNWRVVNPTTAAQYFHLLRSQAAQLRTDPRPLIVMTPKSLLRNQRAASTPAELAEGSFQPVLLATPHEDPSAVRRLVLSSGKVGVDLSAFLEEREPIPAIAALRVEQLYPFPAEEIQAFLQRFPNLEEVVWLQEEPRNMGAWTYMEPRLREILGSLPLRYIGRPERSSPAEGQAHTHDAVQRQILEATVEGMATETGGAKK, encoded by the coding sequence GTGAGTATTCAACATTTCGCACAGGTCGGTTCATGGGAGGAACTCGCAGGGCCCAACCTTGGATACGCGATTGAACTGTACGAGCGATTCCTGGCCAACCCGGCGGAGGTTGACCCGGAAACGCAAGCGCTGTTTCAGCGCCTTGGACCTCCGCCTGTTGAAACCTACTCGGCGGATCAATTCAGCGGACAAACGACTGCGGTAACCGCGACCACGGAACCGGGCATGCGCCAGGTCCTGGCAGCACAGCGGCTCGTTCGGAACCTGCGTGCGTACGGCCACCTGGTTGCGCGCGTCAATCCGCTGGTCGACGAAGTCCCTAACAATCCGCTGCTGGACCCGGCCTCCTACGAATTGACCGAAGCCGACTTGGCTGCGATTCCGGCCCATTGGGTCTGGCGGGAAGCGCCGACGGACGTGGTTACGGGTCTGGACGCCATCCGGCGGCTGTACGCGATTTACTCGGGCACCATTGCTTACGACTTCGCGCACGTACATAACAGCGAGGAACAGCAATGGCTGACCCAAATGGCAGAAAGCGAATATTTTCTGAAGTCGATTCCGCGTGCGCAGAAGCAGGAAACTCTGTTTCGCCTGGTGGAAGTGGAGGCGTTTGAACGTTTCCTGCACCGGACGTTTGTCGGGCAGAAGCGGTTTTCCATTGAGGGCGTGGACATGCTCGTCCCGATGCTGGACGCGTTGATTCAGGACGCGGTTGGTGCCGGTGCAAAGAGCGTGATGATGGGCATGGCGCACCGCGGCCGCCTGAATGTCCTGGCTCATATCCTGGGCAAGCCGTACGGCAAGATCTTTTCCGAGTTTCACTCAGCCCCGAACAAGGAACTCGTGCCTTCGGAAGGTTCCATGGGCATCAACTACGGCTGGACGGGCGATGTGAAGTATCACCTTGGCGCCAGCCGCGCGGTACACGAGGGAGACGTCCGCGAAGTTACCCTGGTCATGGCCAACAACCCGAGTCACCTGGAGTTTGTCAACCCCGTCGTGGAAGGATTTGCACGCGCGGCTCAGGATGACCGGTCACACCCTGGCGAACCTGACCTGGACGTGGATGTTTCCCTCGCTGTGCTGATTCACGGCGATGCGGCGTTCCCGGGTGAGGGCGTCGTAGCGGAGACCTTGAACATGTCCCGTCTGCGCGGCTACCACACCGGCGGCACGATTCACATCATCGCCAACAATCAGCTGGGCTTTACGGCAACGGAAGAAGAAGGACGTTCCACACGCTACGCCAGCGACTTGGCCAAAGGGTTCGAGATCCCGATTGTGCACGTGAACGCGGACGACCCGGACGCCTGCATCGCGGCCGTTCGGATGGCGCATGCGTATCGGAAGAAGTTCCACAAGGACTTTTTGATTGACCTCATTGGTTACCGGCGGTGGGGCCACAACGAAATGGACGACCCGGTCATGACCCAGCCGACGATGTACGCGAAGGTCAGCAAGCACCCAACCGTACGCGCCCTGTACGCGGATACCTTGGTGAAGAACGGCATCGTGGCTGAACAGGACCTGAAAGCCCATGAAGAGCGTACGCAGCAAAAGCTGCAGCAGGCTTACAAGGACCTGAAAGATCACGAGGAGGAAAGCGTCCCGTCGCTGATTTCTGACAGCACCACGGCGCCCGCTCAGCCGGCTCCTGTGCCGCTGGACACCCTGCGTTCGCTGAACGAGGCGCTGCTGGCGCAGCCGCCCGGCTTCAACGTGTATCAGAAGCTGCACCGCGGTGTGCTGGAGCGTCGCCGGGCAGCGTTTGAGGGCGACGGCAAGGTGGACTGGGCGCACGGTGAGGCGCTGGCGTTTGCCAGCATCCTCAGCGAGGGAACGCCGATTCGGATGAGCGGCCAGGATGTGCAGAGAGGCACGTTCAGTCAGCGCCACCTGGTCCTGCATGATGAAAAGACGGGCGCGACCTACTGTCCGTTGCAGCAGCTGCCGCAGGCGAAGGCGTCGTTTGCGATTTTCAACAGCCCGTTGACGGAAGCGGCAGTGATTGGCTTCGAATACGGCTACAACGTTCAGGCGCCGGAGACGATGGTGATTTGGGAAGCGCAGTTCGGTGACTTCGCCAACGCTGGGCAGGTGTTGATTGACCAGTTCCTGTCCTCAGGTCGGGCGAAGTGGCAGCAGTCCTCTGGTCTGGTGATGCTGTTGCCGCATGGATACGAAGGTCAGGGTCCGGAACATTCAAGCGCTCGTGTGGAGCGCTATCTGCAGTTGTCTGCCGAGAACAACTGGCGCGTCGTCAACCCGACGACGGCTGCACAGTACTTCCATTTGCTGCGGTCCCAGGCGGCGCAGCTGCGCACCGATCCGCGGCCGCTGATTGTGATGACGCCAAAGAGCTTGCTGCGGAACCAGCGGGCAGCTTCGACCCCAGCTGAACTCGCCGAAGGGTCGTTCCAGCCAGTCCTGCTTGCGACCCCGCACGAGGATCCGTCCGCCGTGCGCAGATTGGTCCTGTCATCCGGCAAGGTCGGCGTCGATTTGTCAGCGTTCCTGGAAGAGCGCGAGCCCATTCCAGCGATTGCAGCCTTGCGCGTCGAACAGCTGTACCCGTTCCCGGCAGAGGAAATCCAGGCGTTCCTGCAGCGTTTCCCGAATCTCGAAGAAGTCGTTTGGCTGCAAGAGGAACCGCGCAACATGGGGGCGTGGACCTACATGGAGCCAAGGCTGCGGGAGATTCTGGGGTCGCTGCCGCTGCGGTACATCGGCCGTCCAGAACGGTCGAGCCCGGCAGAAGGACAGGCACATACGCATGACGCCGTGCAGCGGCAAATCCTCGAGGCAACTGTAGAAGGAATGGCAACGGAGACTGGAGGGGCAAAGAAATGA
- the map gene encoding type I methionyl aminopeptidase, which produces MIHIRSAEEIRRFRACGAVNRWVHSNIYKALQPGVTTRELDEIAARVLAEAGATSSIREPQGFPGHVCISINDEVGHGVPGTRAIVPGDLVKVDVSVCYAGVHTDAAVTHQVGAGVQTAEFLRQAVLLRQAAQNALWAGIAQARAGKRCSDISSAIQSVVRTHGLMVVRRAFGHGVGTDLHEEPAIANFGPPGTGPVLRPGMVVAIEPVVSAGSRLTYRKPDGWTDATVDGSLAAHFEHTVVITDRDPEIVTFDADVPGLGKADDGLSQAPIVMRPMRRDDENRLLHLAAREMDAILMKAWGRRVNPAEIFDPEATIEVLEDGSGRLVGFFAYSQPATALHLNTIVIDAKFQGQGFGGRVMKRLEEIARQKGLHAITLHVQKNNERAIRFYRRLGYRDRGTAYANTLRMSKAIWKE; this is translated from the coding sequence ATGATTCACATCCGGTCTGCGGAAGAGATCCGACGCTTTCGAGCGTGCGGTGCCGTGAATCGATGGGTTCACTCGAACATTTACAAGGCCCTGCAGCCGGGGGTCACGACACGGGAGCTCGATGAAATCGCAGCGCGGGTGCTCGCCGAGGCAGGAGCCACGTCGTCCATTCGCGAGCCACAGGGCTTTCCTGGGCACGTGTGTATTTCCATCAACGATGAAGTTGGGCACGGCGTGCCCGGAACGCGCGCCATTGTGCCGGGGGACCTCGTCAAGGTGGACGTGAGCGTTTGCTATGCCGGTGTTCACACAGATGCGGCGGTGACGCACCAGGTTGGGGCGGGCGTACAGACAGCCGAGTTCCTTCGGCAAGCGGTGTTGCTGCGACAAGCGGCGCAGAACGCGCTGTGGGCTGGCATTGCGCAGGCGCGAGCGGGCAAGCGGTGTTCAGACATCTCATCCGCGATTCAGTCGGTCGTCCGAACGCATGGCTTGATGGTGGTCCGTCGCGCGTTCGGGCATGGCGTAGGCACAGACCTGCACGAGGAGCCGGCGATCGCCAACTTTGGCCCGCCCGGCACGGGACCGGTGCTTCGGCCAGGCATGGTCGTGGCCATTGAACCCGTGGTGAGTGCCGGCTCGCGCCTGACGTACCGAAAACCGGACGGCTGGACTGACGCCACGGTCGACGGGAGCCTCGCTGCGCATTTCGAGCACACGGTGGTCATCACCGACCGTGATCCGGAAATCGTGACGTTCGATGCAGATGTGCCTGGGCTGGGAAAGGCAGATGATGGCCTGTCACAAGCACCTATCGTGATGAGACCGATGCGCAGAGACGACGAGAATCGACTCTTGCACTTGGCTGCGCGCGAAATGGATGCTATCTTAATGAAGGCGTGGGGACGTCGGGTCAACCCAGCTGAGATATTCGATCCGGAGGCGACGATTGAAGTCCTGGAGGACGGGTCCGGTCGCCTGGTTGGTTTCTTTGCGTATTCCCAGCCAGCCACGGCGCTCCACCTTAACACAATCGTCATAGACGCCAAATTCCAGGGGCAGGGGTTTGGCGGCCGCGTCATGAAGCGACTAGAAGAGATCGCCCGGCAAAAAGGCTTGCATGCGATCACGCTTCATGTACAGAAAAATAACGAGCGCGCCATTCGGTTCTATCGGCGGCTCGGCTACAGGGATCGGGGAACCGCCTATGCCAACACTTTGCGTATGAGCAAGGCGATATGGAAAGAGTAA
- the def gene encoding peptide deformylase, with protein sequence MSVQPILQGDIPPLRQRSDDVTTFDHHLHRLLADLTDTLAAYRGVGLSAPQIGVHQRVMVVDIGSGVMEFINPQITDAVGCVEGYESCLSFPDHTLKIARPEHFTVKALDRCGQPFQLEAAGFLARVICHEVDHLDGVLFMDYLSEEELFIQLLENASLIEDADDDPADAREEEEELEAEASAPDDLLQERLVQAEQEELQMALDMLSEAAWKLTLSAEILHDYQAALNGVIDWAALDEMMQALDSVVDAITTQVQTEP encoded by the coding sequence ATGTCTGTTCAGCCGATTCTTCAGGGGGATATTCCACCGCTGCGGCAGCGAAGTGACGATGTGACCACGTTCGACCATCACCTGCACCGTCTGTTGGCGGACTTGACCGACACACTGGCGGCGTACCGAGGGGTTGGATTGTCTGCACCGCAAATCGGCGTACACCAGCGCGTCATGGTCGTTGACATTGGCAGCGGTGTGATGGAATTCATCAATCCACAGATCACAGACGCGGTCGGTTGCGTGGAAGGGTACGAGTCTTGCTTGAGCTTCCCCGACCACACGCTCAAGATTGCGCGCCCAGAGCACTTCACCGTAAAGGCTCTGGACCGCTGCGGGCAGCCCTTTCAACTGGAGGCCGCTGGATTCTTGGCGCGCGTGATTTGCCATGAGGTCGACCACCTCGACGGTGTCCTGTTCATGGATTATTTGTCCGAGGAAGAATTGTTCATACAATTGTTAGAAAACGCGTCCCTTATCGAGGATGCGGACGATGATCCCGCCGACGCTCGCGAGGAAGAGGAAGAATTAGAAGCTGAAGCAAGCGCTCCAGACGACCTTTTGCAGGAACGACTGGTGCAGGCCGAGCAGGAAGAACTGCAAATGGCATTGGATATGCTGTCAGAAGCCGCCTGGAAACTGACGTTGTCGGCGGAAATCCTGCACGACTACCAAGCGGCACTGAACGGCGTGATCGACTGGGCCGCACTGGACGAGATGATGCAGGCACTGGACAGCGTTGTGGACGCCATCACCACACAGGTGCAGACGGAGCCGTGA
- the rarD gene encoding EamA family transporter RarD gives MTAKKGVLFAALAYAGWGLLPLYWTAFSSLSALEVLAYRIIWSAVFVWLLAFVLRRVQDVLGVGRHGKRLAAISVGAVLVTLNWLVYIYSVNSGHIVDASLGYYINPLVNVLLGVVFLRERLSRWQWVAIGVAALGVGSMVVVYGKVPWLALALAGTFGFYGLVKKLVPVDAFVSLTWETTLTFPISLLYVLWLTLAHQGHLHTLPPSHIVLLVLAGVATATPLLWFGMAARTLNLATIGVIQYLSPTITLLLGILIYHESFTRADLLSFSLIWAALVLYSGSMLQAARQRRNIPSATSGDPGEFAS, from the coding sequence ATGACAGCAAAAAAAGGCGTTTTGTTTGCCGCATTGGCCTATGCGGGCTGGGGACTATTGCCGTTATACTGGACGGCGTTTTCGTCGCTGTCCGCGCTTGAGGTGTTGGCTTACCGGATTATTTGGTCGGCGGTGTTCGTGTGGCTGCTCGCTTTCGTACTGCGGCGTGTCCAGGATGTATTGGGTGTTGGCCGGCATGGGAAACGGCTGGCCGCGATTTCGGTGGGTGCTGTGCTGGTGACATTAAACTGGCTGGTTTATATCTACTCTGTCAACTCCGGCCACATCGTCGATGCAAGTCTTGGCTATTACATTAATCCGCTCGTCAACGTCTTGCTGGGCGTTGTATTCTTGCGAGAGCGTCTTTCCCGCTGGCAGTGGGTCGCCATCGGGGTGGCAGCCCTCGGCGTCGGCTCGATGGTCGTCGTCTACGGGAAGGTGCCTTGGTTGGCCTTGGCGTTGGCGGGTACGTTCGGGTTCTATGGCCTGGTGAAGAAACTGGTGCCCGTAGACGCGTTTGTGAGCCTGACGTGGGAGACGACGCTGACGTTTCCCATCTCGCTTCTCTATGTGCTGTGGCTTACCTTGGCCCACCAAGGGCATTTGCACACATTGCCGCCGTCGCACATTGTCCTGTTGGTGCTGGCTGGCGTCGCAACCGCGACACCCCTTTTGTGGTTCGGCATGGCCGCGCGGACACTCAACCTGGCGACGATTGGTGTCATTCAGTACTTGTCGCCGACCATCACGCTGCTGCTTGGGATTCTCATCTATCACGAGTCGTTCACCCGTGCTGACCTCCTGTCCTTCTCGCTGATTTGGGCTGCGCTGGTACTCTACTCCGGATCGATGCTCCAGGCGGCGCGGCAGCGACGGAATATCCCATCTGCAACATCGGGTGACCCCGGCGAGTTCGCGAGTTAA
- a CDS encoding aldo/keto reductase — protein MEYVKFGKTGLEVSRICLGCMSYGVPERGSHRWVLNEEESRPFIKRALELGINFFDTANVYSDGTSEEILGRALKDLVQREEVVIATKVYNRMRPGPNGAGLSRKAILAEIDNSLKRLGTDYVDLYQIHRWDYTTPIEETMEALHDVVKAGKARYIGASSMYAWQFLKALHTAEKHGWMRFVSMQNYLNLLYREEEREMLPLCKEEGIAVIPWSPLARGRLTRDWDETTARSETDEFGKSLYAQTADTDRRIVERVAELAAQRGVSRAQIALAWVLQKEPVTAPIVGATKMHHLEDAVAALSVQLSPEEVAMLEEPYVPHPVLGFR, from the coding sequence ATGGAGTATGTGAAGTTTGGGAAAACCGGGTTGGAAGTGTCTCGCATTTGCCTGGGGTGCATGAGCTACGGCGTCCCGGAGCGGGGCAGTCATCGCTGGGTCTTGAATGAGGAAGAGAGCCGCCCGTTTATCAAACGGGCCTTGGAGCTGGGCATCAACTTCTTTGACACCGCGAATGTGTACTCCGACGGGACGAGCGAGGAGATTCTGGGGCGCGCGCTGAAGGACCTGGTGCAGCGGGAAGAGGTCGTGATCGCGACGAAGGTGTACAATCGGATGCGGCCCGGACCGAACGGGGCGGGACTGTCCAGGAAGGCGATTCTGGCCGAGATCGACAACAGTCTGAAGCGCCTGGGGACAGACTACGTCGATTTGTACCAGATTCATCGCTGGGACTACACGACCCCCATTGAGGAGACGATGGAAGCGCTCCATGATGTGGTGAAAGCCGGGAAAGCGCGGTACATCGGTGCGTCTTCGATGTACGCGTGGCAGTTTCTGAAGGCTTTGCACACTGCAGAAAAGCACGGGTGGATGCGGTTTGTCTCGATGCAGAACTACCTCAATTTGCTGTACCGGGAAGAGGAGCGGGAGATGCTGCCGCTCTGCAAGGAAGAAGGCATTGCGGTCATTCCGTGGAGCCCCTTGGCGCGGGGCCGCTTGACGCGTGATTGGGACGAGACAACAGCTCGTTCGGAAACGGACGAGTTCGGCAAGTCGCTGTATGCGCAGACGGCGGACACAGACCGCCGCATCGTGGAGCGGGTTGCCGAGTTGGCCGCGCAGCGGGGCGTGTCGCGTGCGCAAATTGCGCTGGCGTGGGTCCTGCAAAAGGAGCCAGTGACGGCCCCGATTGTGGGTGCCACAAAAATGCACCACCTGGAAGACGCGGTGGCTGCGTTATCGGTTCAGTTGTCGCCCGAGGAAGTCGCGATGTTGGAAGAACCGTATGTCCCGCATCCGGTATTGGGGTTCCGTTGA
- a CDS encoding precorrin-2 dehydrogenase/sirohydrochlorin ferrochelatase family protein, translated as MAERKVAKLLAAQARVRVISPAAGNLLLQWAADGQIEWVNRSYASGDAAAAWLVFAATNDPEVNRAIAAEAEAAGRLVNVADDVARCAFTVPASTRQGGVQVAISTFGTDPAKAKRLRELLESDIQDGTARFQAELAKD; from the coding sequence GTGGCAGAACGCAAGGTTGCCAAGCTGCTGGCGGCACAAGCGCGCGTCAGAGTCATCAGTCCTGCGGCTGGGAATTTGCTTTTGCAATGGGCGGCAGACGGGCAGATAGAATGGGTGAACCGCTCGTATGCCAGCGGTGACGCTGCGGCGGCGTGGCTGGTGTTTGCCGCCACGAACGACCCGGAGGTCAACCGCGCCATTGCAGCGGAAGCGGAGGCGGCCGGCCGGCTGGTGAATGTCGCGGACGATGTGGCACGCTGCGCCTTCACAGTCCCTGCCAGTACGCGACAGGGGGGTGTCCAGGTCGCGATCTCGACTTTTGGCACCGACCCAGCCAAGGCCAAGCGGCTGCGTGAACTGCTGGAGTCGGACATTCAGGACGGAACCGCGCGATTCCAGGCAGAGCTGGCGAAGGATTAG
- the tpx gene encoding thiol peroxidase, which yields MSVAVERAGAFLFAGKACTLVGPELKVGDVAPDFELVANDLSTVTLADSKGKVRIISVVPSLDTGVCDAQTRRFNEEASKLGDNVVILTVSADLPFAQKRWCGAAGVDRVQTLSDHRSMSFGDAYGTHIREVRLESRAVFVVDSSDKLVHVEYVPEAGKHPDYEAALNAAKQAK from the coding sequence ATTTCTGTGGCAGTGGAACGAGCAGGCGCATTTCTGTTTGCAGGAAAAGCATGCACACTCGTCGGGCCTGAACTGAAGGTTGGCGATGTGGCTCCGGACTTTGAGTTGGTGGCGAATGACCTGTCGACGGTGACTCTGGCAGATTCGAAGGGGAAGGTTCGAATCATCAGTGTCGTGCCTTCACTGGACACGGGGGTGTGCGACGCGCAAACCCGTCGTTTTAATGAAGAGGCGTCCAAGCTGGGCGACAATGTCGTGATTTTGACCGTGAGCGCGGACCTGCCGTTTGCACAAAAGCGCTGGTGCGGGGCCGCGGGCGTCGACCGCGTTCAGACGCTGTCCGACCACCGGAGTATGTCCTTTGGTGACGCGTACGGTACGCACATTCGCGAAGTGCGCTTGGAAAGCCGTGCGGTGTTTGTCGTCGATTCGAGCGATAAGCTCGTGCATGTGGAGTACGTGCCGGAAGCAGGCAAGCACCCGGACTATGAAGCAGCGTTGAACGCAGCGAAACAAGCAAAATAA